One Nicotiana tomentosiformis chromosome 1, ASM39032v3, whole genome shotgun sequence genomic window, GCTTGCAACGAAGGACATATAGCAGTTCAATAGTTATTGCAGTTCCTCCTTTATTGTCTCAAAAACACTAGATCAGACGAACTAAGAACTACTTTTGTTAGAAGCATATACATGTACTGATGCTACTACTACTACTTGTACAACAAATCCTTGTACTTCTTCAGCTTTGAGATAATATAAAATAATTGTCCTTTCGAGCAAAAAAATACACagcaaaaaagtaattttttttattcttgtcaaaaaaaaaaaagaaccaaaGCTAATGCTTAGATGTGGACATATATAAACCCCTACTCTATTCTATGGAAATACAGAGAAGCATCTTAGTTTAAAAGTTGCATGATTTGATAGTTTAGTTAATTCTTCGCTCACAAATGCCTGCCTTTTATACTCTTTTGCTTTTCCAAATCAAAGAGGGATACCCGGCATTACTTTGAATTTCTTTTTTACATCTCAGCTTATTTCTTGATACAGATCTTAGCCTACTTACTGTTCAGATAGATTCTTGCGGACTCTGAAATGCGTACTTTCCATTTAACAAGCTATATACTATTCCAAAGTCCATGCCATTATCTCTTTCCTATTAGAGAGGAAAATTCAGCTTTTTGACATCCATGAATGGAGAGGAAAATTCAGCTTTTTGACATCCATGAATGGAAATGCCACCACATATACAAATTCAAACAAATTGTAATTTCACTAAATGAACTCGTAGCACATTGAATACAACAATGTAGCACCAAAGAACAAACAAAGACTAAATTGCTAGGTGAAAAATAAAGGCTCAACATAAAAGTAGTACCAGTGATTTTGCAGCCTTTCCTAAGCCGAGACGAAAAATCTTCACCCTCATTGTCTCATCCAACTTTCCCCACCAATCTACACACCCTTTCTTCCTCCAAAACGCATTGGCTCCTATACCTACAGCATTCACCTTATCTTTCAATTTCACACCTCTCTTCttcccattattattattatgattcaACCACGCCAGTCGTAATGCCACCTCCAACCTATTTGCCACGAAAGCCTCGATACTATAATACCCTTTGGCTTTCAACCACCCCAATTCCACCCATTCTGAGCTCAACCCACCACTTTCTTCCCCCCTCAAAAACATCCCATTTGTAACGCCATCCATTGCATTCGCAAAACTATCCACATTCTCCACAAATTCCTCACTTACAGTCAAAGAATCAACAAAATCCAATAAACCCGAAACCCCATTTTCCCCTTCTTTCGAGCTGAAGAGCCGAACCGAGTGACGAACTCGCCGTTCTGACTCGTTCGACTCAGCAACTCGAGCTAATAACCCGTGAGACTTGCGGAAGCAAATGCTCGGAAGATCACAGCCGTCGGAGGAGGGCATATCGGGGAGGATGATGAAGGAACCGTGACCGTTGGATTGGATTTTAGTAAGCATTTGAAGAAGGACTTGGAGGAAATTGGAGTGAACGATTGTGAGATGAGCTTGCCGTTGAGGAATTGAAAGGGAAGAGAACCATTTGAGGATAGATGATCTAGGGTTAGGGTTATGATTTGGAGATGGAGGGGTTTGTGAATTGTAGAGAGAAATGTGGGATGTGAGGGAATCAATTAGCTGCTGTTTTGAACTGTCGATGGATTTTTGAGGAAAAGGGAAATTATAGTTTGATTTGTGCATCATTATTTTAAAAAGATGAGTTTTTCTGTGAAGTTTCTCTCAGATGGTTGCAGTAGTAGTTGCAGCGGTGATCAtggggggagagagagagagagagagacgacgACGACCACAGCGGAAACAATTGCGGTTCCTGTAAGagatttttccttatttgctggcttttcttttcttttttatattgAAATTTAAAACAAATTACTTCAACTTGACAAGAAGTTAAAGATTTTaactaaaaaatattattttacttgaaatacttttaattttttctaAATAATTCCAATATTTCGAATACAAAGGTTTAGTAACTAAACTAGTATTTGCAAATACTATAATATTAGTTATAGCCAAACGaagaaaattctttaaatttatttttcttaattacGTGAAGATAAATTTAATTTAAATGAAAAGTTAATGAATGatagttgaattttttttttttgatattgATGGCTAGATCAACTTGTACTTCCTCATTTTATTTATAGGTAGCCTACTATAGTCCACAATAAGTAATTTATCAATCCAAAGAAATATATTAGTTTACACTGTGTTGAAGTTAACATTCAAACTCAAAATCTTGAGATTGTTACTCTTATGACCAAATCACTTAGTCATCCCCTTAGGTgggaaaaagtcaaaaaatctaGTAATACATTACAGTATAATTTTCAACAAACAACAACACACCCAatataatctcacaagtgagATCTGGGGAGGCTaaatgtacgcagaccttacccctaccttcaaGAAGGCAAAAAAGTTATTTTCGTAAAACCCTCGGCTTAGGAACATTACAGTATTATTTTATGTTATTGAAATTATAAAAGAAATTCAGCTTATAAAAAAGCGAGATTATGTAGGATATAATATTTGTAATACATGACAAATATACTAGAACATTGCAAACTAAAAGAAATATAATAGGGGATAACAGGTAATAGCTAGGCATTTATAAGTGTTTGGAAAATACTTGCTTGAGATTGAAGAAAAAAATGAATATTTGAAGATAACGTTGGAGATATAGCATTTGAAAgtttaaattgaaaaaaaattaaaaatttatgattgaaaattatttattttacttaaaatACTCATCAAACAAGTTTTTCAATATTCCAACAATATTTCAAATACTGAAGTtaatttgcagaatatgcaacgATTTTGTCTTTGAAAGCTCGATTGAGAAATACATATTACTCCCTCATTTCTATCCGAAACTATTATCATTACCGCGGTCTATATTCCGAAAAGTTGTGCACCACAAATAAGAGCTAATAATAGACCCGCAATTGCATAGAAAAACTTCACGAATCCTTAGAGAAATACTTAAGTTCAATATTCACAAATACTGTTTTTACCTCACTACCGATGCAATATGTTTGAGTATTGGAAATCGAAACTAAAAGACAGAAAAATGGAACAAACTAGAGAAGGATAAACTCGTCACCCCCCggcccacccccacccccaccaaaTTTGCATGTCCTCAATTTACTGACGATAAAAAAATTTGGAAATCAAAAGACCAATGACAAAAACTTGACCAGCTTTTCGGACATCATCTACGTCCATCCTATCAACTAGATGGAAGAGTATTTTATTGCTTTAGTCCCTAAGATAAACCTTCAATGTCTCGATACTTCTGGCTTTTATTCTTGAATGTATTATAGCTTCTCCATGTCCTAGAGTTGGTCCATTGGCCTAATCCCAAAATCTTTGATCCAGAATATTGTCAATCTGATGAGTGTTACCTTACAGAACTGGCAATTGACTGGAGCAGCTGCAATTAATCAATGAAAAAAAAAGGAGTTGCACTCGCGGATATGGAGTATCGTTAATGAAATATGTGAAAGCCATAGGAGATCGAGATTCAGATCCAGACAGTCGCTTGGTGATTTTTTTCCAAACCTAAGCATGGGTGGGTAGAGTTACTCATATATGTGCAACACCATGGTTAtcgataaaaagaaaaagaaataagagtAACTGTTATTCGACAAAGTAGCCATGCATAGCAAGTGTTACCTTCTCGATATGAAAGTGGTGTTATTTGGTAAGGGATGAACTGGGAGAAAGTGCAAGTGACTTCTAAAGAATGGAGATCCTGATGACATGAAACTATAAATCAACATCCCAAAATCAATAGAAAAACAAGAAATGCAAGACTTCACGCCCTAGTTACGAATCCAAAGCCATCATACGAAATGTAATGGTTGGCTGAAAAGGTTCAGAATGTTTTTAGATCTTCATTTATGGCAAGAGTCAGGAAAAGGAATGAACAACACCgcttcaactatattattctagGATACTCCTCCTGCCTCACCAGAAGCAGTATTTCTTATTTGTTTCATAATGTTGTTCACTTTCTCCAAAAGAGAAACTTAAACTACATCTATTAAGCTCTCTTGCAGTCTTGCCCGCCTTCATTAGTTTATTGAAGAATTAACGATTCTGGTCAACCAATTTCACATCTAAACAAGAATGGGCAGCGCAGTCTGATCACACTAATTCACTATTTGAAACTGACACAGATGCAACCACTTCTCCTGGTGTAGAAGGCACAGTCTAGCTAGCAGCATTCCTTAATGGTTCTTCAACCGACATGACTTTTTGTATCAAAATGTAAGTTCACATTTTCATGTTTGATATCAGTGTTCTCTTCTGGTTTAGACCCAGAGTTCTGTAAAACAGAAAGGTCACAATTTCTTCCATCCTCCGCAGCAACATTCTCTCTCGTTTCTTCTGATACTGAACCTTGTAATATGGAACCTTGGTGGTCTTGAGCCTCTAAATCTGAAGATGGAGGCAATCCAATACCTAATACTTGATCTTGAGGTATAGCAGAAAGGGCTTGTTGAGTCAACATCCCCAGTATTTCAAGAAGGTTGGGCTGATGACCTTGAGGAGCCGTGGAAGTTGATGCACCAGTATTAggttggtatagtgcctgaagtGCTGGGTAAAGAGCTTGCAAAGCAGGATATAGTGTTTGGAGAGCAGCTTGGCCAACCATTGCTTGTTGGCCTTGGAAGTCCTTCACATTTGAAAGGTGTTTCTTTCCTGCCAGATGGCTTTGGAAAACAACTACTGATTCACACGTCACATTACAGAGTTCACATATTAAAGGAACCATTTTTTTGGGCTTAGGAGGCACAACAGGTTTTCTTGAGCCATTATGCAATTTCATCAATTTACCGTCTCGCCCGCCTTTTAGCATGCGCTTGAGTCCACGCCCTTGACCTTGAACACGATCCATCCCCAAATCTCTTGCTAATTCTTCCACCAGAGCTGCCTCTTCAACCTTTTGCTTCCCTGTTATACTACCATCTTCTATAGCAGCATGAGACGGAAAATTCTCTTGGGGCTGCGACTGTCTGTTTCCAGTTACTACCTCAGAAGGCAAATGCCCCTGTGGCAGCTGCCCAGCCCCCCCAACTTCAGGCTGGTAATAAACATTTGGCTTAAAGTCGAAATTTGCTGTCTGGTGACCTTGCCCTCCATTGGCTTTTAGGTTCTTTTTATGTTTCTTTCCATTCTTATGTTGTTCAAGAACTTCAGTCGTGTTGCATTCAACCCTACAGAGTTCGCACCAAGCCATACGCGGAGGTGGCTGAACAGAACCTGAATTACCTGAGGCAGATGATGAAGGTTTAACTTGGGATGGGTCTCCTTGGATCTGTGATGCTCCTTGAAAAGAATTTGGTTGGTCATAGCTAGGTTGTAGCTGCCCACCACCAAGATGGCCATGGGCACCTCCTCTATATGATCTGCCACCCCTTTTACCTCTACCTCTATATGGAGATTGTACAATCTGCAGAATACAAATAATGTTCAAAGATTTGGTATCTTCACATCAATGGATCAGATGGAGAGCTCAATGCCGATTGTAAGTTAAAACAGTCATTATACACCAAAAGAACCAGTTTCATCATCTCAAATAAGAAAACACCAAAATTAGACGAAAGCAAATTGAAAAGCATGATATTATATGAGCAGCAGAAGACATGAAGTAACCAAGAAGAGCTGTTTGAAGGAATGGTAGAGAAATTGACAAAATAAATATTTGGAATCAGTATCTCAGAAGGCAAGCCCTGCCATGATGTAAAACCAATTAATACAAGTGGATTACTGGAACAGAAAAAGAAGTCTATAATAATGGAAAGtataaattcattggaattacaAACAAAGTTTTGACTGACCCGATCATGAGACCGACCGGAGAGATACCATTTCTAGATGTTACACGCTTGACATAGTGTTGTGCATAAGCAAAGAGAGCCTTGATAATATATGAGCTTGTGCATGCATCTTCTTTTTCCCAGCCCcccagaaaaaaaaaatgaacaaaaatgaaATACTGATCCAGAGATAATGATGGACTAACTTGCAGTTAAAGGAATTTAACATAGCTATAAGTGTTTCTAATCACTAATGAGAGTTAAAAGGCCAAGGGAAGCAGAAAACAGAAACCAGATCCCAAATGCTAGCCATCTCCAGCAATTGCAAGATAATTTCGCCATGGTAAAGGATGGAGAGCAACATTCTCTTCCATTTTCTTATTCCTCTAATATATAATATGCATATCATATTCCAGCAGCCATCACTAGCATCCATTGAAAACTTAAGGCTACACCAACAAGCAACTCTTTATCAGAATAATCTTTTAAATTTCACCCCAAAAAATCGTCTGCTCTGTGAACGGAATACAATATCTAACTCCATATTGCAAATGATAAAAGACCCAAAAAGAATACGTTTACGAACATATCAAATGGCAATCTCTTAAGAGCTTAAAAATAGTTAGCATATTTTCCCCACCATACTAATTAACACGTCTGCTAATAAACTGACAAAACCAGCAAGGGTGTCGATCAAAAGCTGAACTATGGAGAAACACTTTAGAGAGTAAGGATTTTAAGATAAGTAGAAGTAAGACTGAATACATACACCGCAAGTTTAGTCAGCATGAGAAGAGCAAAGTTGAAGTGAGATTAGACCAGATTGTGGTGCCAAAATACAAACAACTTAGATATCTAGGCTCGTTGTTTCAAGAAAATGGAATGATAGAtaaagatgttattgatagaatTGAACCGGATAGTTGCAATGGTAAACACCTTTATTAACCATGGTTTCGCACCTACCACCAATTTATCTGAAGGTCAACGTAGGACATGACCAGCTCATCTCAAGAAACCTTCTCTTATTTTATCCTAATGTGTGATACTTGCACCTTCTGCCGAATATGGACATTTTTAATCTTACTAATCTTGTATGACCACAC contains:
- the LOC104104939 gene encoding uncharacterized protein codes for the protein MDYSAQYQYQQPGVSQSTDPPQIQAYAYDQSTYGQYQQGASRSADPSQFHQAYDQSTTQASYYASYQYNQDYNQQQYPYSYYPQQDYYSNAAYQQQQPEPEPEPTSIHPPGVPIPPPSSSDPYASTQQQQQPQPQYSYYPQQQQQGINYGEVATVSMPIVSYTPAIVQSPYRGRGKRGGRSYRGGAHGHLGGGQLQPSYDQPNSFQGASQIQGDPSQVKPSSSASGNSGSVQPPPRMAWCELCRVECNTTEVLEQHKNGKKHKKNLKANGGQGHQTANFDFKPNVYYQPEVGGAGQLPQGHLPSEVVTGNRQSQPQENFPSHAAIEDGSITGKQKVEEAALVEELARDLGMDRVQGQGRGLKRMLKGGRDGKLMKLHNGSRKPVVPPKPKKMVPLICELCNVTCESVVVFQSHLAGKKHLSNVKDFQGQQAMVGQAALQTLYPALQALYPALQALYQPNTGASTSTAPQGHQPNLLEILGMLTQQALSAIPQDQVLGIGLPPSSDLEAQDHQGSILQGSVSEETRENVAAEDGRNCDLSVLQNSGSKPEENTDIKHENVNLHFDTKSHVG